In the Diorhabda carinulata isolate Delta chromosome 9, icDioCari1.1, whole genome shotgun sequence genome, one interval contains:
- the LOC130898008 gene encoding 40S ribosomal protein S18: MSLVIPEKFQHILRILGTNIDGKRKVQFALTAIKGVGRRYANIVLKKADVNLDKRAGECSDEEVEKIITIMSNPRQYKIPDWFLNRQKDIIDGKYSQLTSSSLDSKLREDLERMKKIRAHRGMRHYWGLRVRGQHTKTTGRRGRTVGVSKKK; this comes from the exons ATG tcTTTGGTTATACCAGAGAAATTTCAGCACATTCTTCGTATCCTTGGTACGAATATCGATGGTAAAAGAAAAGTACAATTCGCCCTTACGGCTATTAAAGGAGTCGGTAGACGTTACGCCAATATTGTTCTTAAAAAAGCCGACGTAAACTTGGACAAACGTGCTGGGGAATGTTCGGACGAAGAAGTAGAAAAAATCATAACAATAATGTCTAATCCTCGTCAATACAAAATTCCTGATTGGTTTTTGAATAGACAGAAAGATATTATTGATGGTAAATATAGTCAG TTGACTTCTTCGAGTCTTGATTCTAAACTTCGTGAAGATTTGGAAAGGATGAAGAAAATTCGCGCCCATAGAGGTATGAGACATTACTGGGGTCTCAGAGTAAGAGGACAACACACTAAAACTACTGGACGTCGTGGACGTACTGTTGGTGTGTCCAAGAAGAAGTAG
- the LOC130898007 gene encoding vacuolar protein sorting-associated protein 52 homolog, translated as MTSPNNKYIQVAGSTEGITSSDKVVQDILNTFTDLRHYSREIENELKSTEDESIKVYMKESENIASLHNQISACDQILERMENMLLDFQNDLGSISSEILTLQKKSISMSQELTNRQAIRGQLSQFIDDIKVPETLIMGIMDFNVTDKEFLTQLQILNHKISFIKEQSFKDTKSCLDVKDILEKLRIKAMTKIRTYLLEQISKFRKPMTNYQIPQNNLLKNKGHYEFLLSNERNIAEEIANEYIDTMSRIYYSYFKSYDSRIMKLQYEENITGDDLMGIEDTATRGIFNKSLKHKTTVFSIGNRGDVLAQQLEAPIIVPHAETKNRFPFEALFRSVQYALVDNACREYLFISEYFMVKNQAALDLFYKIMEKTLTLLQKNLKTYISSCYDSIAIFLCFHLVLRYKIMCHKRCVPALDTHWDILEGILLPRFEFVVQLNIKSIRDCDVTKFNLELGPHYIARRYAEFSAALVSISENFPNEIVSKLLAELQEEVEMFILRMAGAFTDRKDQLIFLINNYDMILNIIMERTRDNSKEAEIFKSRLAARSGEYAEQILFPHFGEMIQYVKECEHYFENSKLKELKALEPKSVDIVQSFTNNWKKSLEDLNREVLISFPNLVTGSSLLQLALTQLVQYYHRFHKLLTPTVRSQLVNIHLIMVEMKKYKTSF; from the exons ATGACTTCaccaaataataaatacattcaaGTTGCTGGTAGTACCGAAGGAATTACGAGTAGCGACAAGGTTGTGCaagatattttaaatacatttacAGATTTACGACATTACTCCAGGGAAATCGAAAATGAACTAAAAAGCACAGAAGATGAATCGATTAAG GTATATATGAAAGAAAGTGAAAACATAGCAAGTTTACACAATCAGATATCTGCTTGTGATCAAATATtggaaagaatggaaaatatgcTTCTCGATTTTCAAAACGATCTCGGTAGTATCAGTTCGGAAATAttaacattacaaaaaaaatcgatttcgaTGAGTCAAGAATTGACAAACCGTCAAGCAATCAGAGGTCAACTAAGCCAATTTATCGATGATATTAAAGTACCGGAAACTTTAATTATGGGAATAATGGATTTTAATGTTACAGATAAAGAATTTTTGACACAATTGCAAATTTTAAATCACAAAATCAGTTTTATCAAAGAACAGAGTTTCAAAGATACCAAATCGTGTTTAGATGTAaaagatatattagaaaaactCAGGATAAAAGCAATGACAAAAATCAGAACTTATTTATTGGaacaaatttcgaaatttagaAAACCGATGACAAATTATCAAATACCGCAAAacaatttactcaaaaataaaGGGCATTACGAGTTCTTACTCTCCAACGAAAGAAACATTGCTGAAGAAATCGCAAACGAATATATAGATACCATGAGTAGAATTTATTATTCGTATTTTAAATCGTACGATAGCagaataatgaaattacaaTACGAAGAAAATATAACAGGCGACGATCTCATGGGCATTGAAGATACAGCGACTAGGGGTATCTTCAACAAATCACTTAAACATAAAACTACAGTTTTTTCAATTGGTAATAGAGGAGACGTATTAGCGCAACAATTGGAAGCGCCTATTATTGTACCGCACgcagaaacaaaaaatagg ttTCCTTTCGAGGCTTTATTTAGGAGTGTACAATATGCTTTAGTGGACAATGCTTGTAGGGAATATCTTTTCATTAGCGAATATTTTATGGTAAAAAATCAGGCGGCACTCGATTTATTTTACAAGATTATGGAAAAAACTCTCACCCTACTTCAg aaaaaCCTAAAAACGTACATTTCATCTTGCTACGATTCAATAGCgatatttttgtgtttccaTTTGGTGCTGAGGTATAAAATAATGTGCCACAAAAGGTGTGTACCGGCATTAGATACACATTGGGATATTTTGGAGGGTATACTTCTCCCGAGGTTTGAATTCGTCGTACAACTTAATATAAAGAGTATTAGAGATTGCGACGTAACGAAATTTAATCTCGAATTAGGACCACATTAT atcgCTAGAAGGTACGCCGAATTTAGCGCGGCGTTGGTTAGTATAAGCGAAAATTTCCCCAACGAAATAGTTAGTAAACTTTTGGCCGAGCTCCAAGAAGAAGTGGAAATGTTTATACTGAGAATGGCGGGGGCGTTTACCGACCGTAAAGATCAACTAATATTCTTAATCAACAATTACGAtatgattttgaatataatcATGGAAAGGACGAGGGATAATTCGAAAGAAGCCGAAATATTTAAATCGAGATTGGCCGCCCGAAGCGGGGAATACGCCGAACAAATTTTATTCCCGCATTTCGGTGAAATGATTCAGTACGTTAAAGAGTGCGAACATTATTTCGAGAATTCAAAGTTGAAGGAGTTGAAAGCTTTGGAACCGAAATCTGTGGATATCGTACAAAGTTTTAcgaataattggaaaaaatcgttGGAGGATCTTAATAGAGAAGTTTTAATATCGTTCCCAAATCTCGTTACAGGGTCTAGTTTACTACAATTGGCTCTTACTCAATTAGTGCAATATTACCACAGGTTCCATAAGTTACTCACCCCGACAGTGCGATCGCAATTAGTCAATATACATCTCATAATGGTcgaaatgaagaaatataaaacgtcattttaa
- the LOC130897901 gene encoding protein sly1 homolog has protein sequence MTSLRLKQLSAIKQMLNLNQPQTKLTASDPVWKILIYDRVGQDIMSPLISVKELREEGVTLFVQLHSDRDPIPDVPAIYFCTPTQENLDRISQDFQKGTYDIYHLNFISPISRERLEDLASSAITANSVANIHKVYDQYVNFISLEDDLFVLKHQNSDVISYYNINRGDIKDSEVDFIMNNIVESLFSVFVTLGTVPIIRCPKGNAAEMVADKLKTKLTENLFDTRNNLFISDAQSGNFNFQRPLLIILDRNVDVATPLHHTWTYQALAHDLLELSLNRVIIEESTPSGGVRAKSRSCELDSKDKFWCTHKGSSFLTVAEAIQEELEQYKSSEEEVKKLKSSMGIEGESDFAITMVSDNTAKITSAVNSLPQLLEKKRLIDMHTSVATAILNCIKSRKLDTFYELEEKIMGKAQGLEKQLMDVITDPEMGQPEDKLRLFMIYFICTQNITDQDMRKYETALTESGCDLSPLLYIKRWKSYMKMASSVVNRYESAGTKTVNMFSKLVSQGSSLVAEVKNLALSRHNLPVTRIVDNLMEFKNSSEMDEYRYMDPKQPKLSETPRNRSSFQEAIVFIVGGGNYIEYQNLMDYAKKKTTAGNTKRISYGSTTFYNAKQFLKQLSLLGQEL, from the exons ATGACGTCTTTAAGACTAAAACAACTAA gTGCAATAAAACAAATGTTGAATTTAAATCAACCCCAGACAAAGTTAACAGCGTCTGATCCAGTTTGGAAGATATTAATTTACGATAGAGTAGGACAAGATATAATGTCACCGTTAATTTCAGTAAAAGAATTACGAGAAGAAGGTGTAACGCTTTTCGT acAATTACATTCAGATCGAGATCCCATTCCCGACGTTCCTGCGATTTATTTTTGTACCCCAACACAAGAAAATTTGGATAGAATTAGTCAGGATTTTCAAAAAGGAACCTACGACATTTATCATCTCAATTTTATATCTCCCATTTCGAGAGAAAGATTGGAGGATTTAGCTTCTTCTGCGATAACTGCTAATAGTGTCGCTAATATACATAAG gtctACGACcaatatgttaattttatttcgttagaAGACGATTTGTTTGTATTGAAACACCAAAATAGCGATGTTATTTCTTATTATA atataaatagGGGCGATATAAAAGATTCTGAAGTtgattttataatgaataacatTGTTGAGTCACTATTTTCCGTATTTGTCACGTTAG GTACAGTACCCATAATTAGATGTCCTAAAGGTAATGCAGCCGAAATGGTTGCtgataaattaaaaaccaaattgaCCGAAAATCTGTTTGATACtagaaataatttgttcatCTCGGATGCTCAATCTGGCAATTTCAATTTCCAAAGACCTCTATTGATAATTTTGGATAGAAACGTAGATGTTGCAACACCTCTACACCATACTTGGACTTATCAAGCTCTAGCACAcgatttattagaattatcGTTAAATCGAGTTATAATTGAAGAATCTACTCCTAGCGGag GTGTTAGGGCGAAAAGTAGATCTTGCGAATTGGATTCAAAAGACAAATTTTGGTGTACGCATAAGGGTAGTTCGTTTCTTACAGTAGCCGAAGCGATCCAAGAAGAATTGGAGCAGTATAAATCGTCGGAAGAAGAAGTTAAGAAATTGAAAAGCTCTATGGGAATCGAAGGGGAAAGTGATTTCGCGATAACCATGGTATCGGATAATACTGCAAAAATAACGTCGGCTGTAAATTCATTGCCGCAGCTATTAGAAAAGAAGCGTCTCATTGACATGCACACGTCCGTTGCGACGG CTATTCTAAATTGTATCAAGTCTAGAAAATTGGATACTTTTTAcgaattggaagaaaaaattatgggtAAAGCTCAGGGTTTGGAAAAACAGCTTATGGACGTGATAACGGATCCGGAGATGGGACAACCTGAAGATAAATTGAGATTattcatgatttattttatttgtacgCAAAACATCACCGATCAAGATATGAGGAAATATGAAACTGCTCTAACCGAATCTGGGTGTGATTTATCGCcgcttttatatataaaaaggtgGAA GAGTTATATGAAAATGGCAAGTAGTGTGGTTAATCGTTACGAAAGTGCTGGAACAAAAACTGTGAATATGTTTTCGAAATTGGTGTCCCAAGGATCAAGTTTAGTTGCCGAAGTTAAAAATTTAGCCTTGTCGAGGCAT AATTTACCTGTGACTAGAATAGTCGATAACTTGATGGAGTTTAAGAATAGTTCTGAAATGGATGAGTACCGTTATATGGATCCGAAACAACCGAAATTATCAGAAACTCCTAGAAACAGATCATCGTTTCAGGAAGCTATAGTTTTCATTGTAGGGGGAGGAAACTACATcgagtatcaaaatttaatgGATTACGCAAAG aaaaaaacaactGCGGGTAACACGAAGAGGATTTCTTACGGTTCTACGACGTTTTATAATGCCAAACAATTCCTAAAACAATTATCTTTATTAGGACAAGAGttatag
- the LOC130898336 gene encoding syntaxin-5, with protein sequence MLPRRRRTGSENEPQILIGNDNYWSNSKPKTINQINSVYPNNVTTEYYLDEDYIEDYTEPELVMTAKDRTTEFVNTIQTLQGRNIARAVAARDPKKSWAIQSHSEFMLIAKNVGKNIASTYTKLEKLTLLAKRKSLFDDRTAEIQELTYIIKSDLSNLNQQIAQLQDVSKKQRQGSGGKHLQSHSSSVVLALQSKLASMSTDFKQVLEIRTENLRHQKNRRDQFSQGGLPPPNIAQPAQGSLLLQDEDRVTIDLENTALLPRGQTQMQAALMYDQTDNYLQSRAETMQNIESTIVELGGIFQQLAHMVKEQDEMVERIDTNIEHAEMNIEAAHGQIVKYFKSISSNRWLMIKIFGVLILFFIVFVVFLA encoded by the exons ATGCTCCCTAGACGTCGACGAACTGGCTCAGAAAATGAGCCTCAAATTTTAATAGGAAACGATAATTATTGGTCTAATAGTAAGCCTAaaacaataaatcaaataaactCTGTGTATCCGAACAATGTTACTACTGAATATTATTTAGACGAGGATTATATTGAAGATTATACAGAACCAGAATTAGTCATGACCGCGAAAGATAGAACTACTGAATTTGTGAACACTATACAGACTTTACAAGGAAGAAATATCGCTAGGGCGGTGGCTGCGAGGGATCCCAAAAAATCGTGGGCTATACAAAGTCATTCCGAATTTATGTTAATCGCTAAAAATGTTGGTAAAAATATCGCTAGCACCTATACGAAACTTGAAAAGTTAACTTTAc TGGCGAAAAGAAAATCGTTATTTGACGATAGAACGGCCGAGATCCAAGAACTTACTTACATAATAAAAAGTGATCTCAGTAATTTAAACCAGCAAATAGCCCAATTGCAAGATGTATCTAAGAAACAGAGGCAAGGATCTGGTGGTAAACATCTACAATCCCATTCTAGTAGTGTCGTACTAGCGTTACAATCGAAACTAGCTAGTATGTCGACAGATTTTAAACAAGTCTTGGAAATTAGAACTGAAAATTTGAGACATCAAAAGAACCGAAGGGACCAGTTTTCTCAGGGAGGTTTACCGCCACCTAACATAGCCCAACCTGCACAGG gGAGTTTGTTGTTACAAGACGAAGATCGAGTTACTATCGATTTAGAAAATACAGCTTTACTCCCTAGAGGACAGACGCAAATGCAAGCGGCTCTTATGTACGATCAAACGGATAATTATCTACAAAGTCGAGCAGAAACAATGCAAAATATTGAATCGACAATAGTGGAATTAGGAG GGATATTTCAACAATTGGCACATATGGTGAAAGAACAAGACGAAATGGTGGAAAGAATAGATACCAATATAGAACACGCAGAAATGAATATAGAAGCAGCTCATGGACAGatagttaaatatttcaaaagcaTTTCATCCAACAGGTGGTTGATGATCAAAATATTTGGAGTTTTGATTCTATTCTTTATcgtatttgttgtatttttggcataa
- the LOC130898335 gene encoding caprin homolog → MPSAASVKIDKQINPENALADSSQNLTPLRQAITIIEHKIRNLEKRKSKLESYKDLQNAGKELNADQKTAVAKFNEVISTLDFARDLCKQFLGIAVASEKEAKKVAKKEAAAKYQAELARLREILLVQDALNQMGNETVRDDFLNGRNGAAQLTETDLKLLDDLYPAVTPKHEAGNPTAFMNEVQAAAEHLLAAVDGKPKEVFGGTYSQIKETLGKIHESGYFDQAQVYEEYVETEVVTEPEPVESTNETVEIVPPPQPQDIPIANVTPIAVPLIESLTIENRSTVHQQIPVEQPPPIEQALTAEPTMFYQQLPQQPQLQPPPRPISEMLGTGSFYFLQESEIDPPEQIPSQTFTNQNFNNHPPHPVAVPPHFATLPNNLTPTNHQVPPQIQMSNNGIDDTLRTTEEPLQLGKDGGAPPPNRGPPRPTNNQSFYQNNGYNRPRQQNQNRNARPAANRHA, encoded by the exons ATGCCCTCAGCGGCTAGTGTCAAGATTGACAAGCAAATTAACCCGGAAAATGCATTAGCAGATTCTTCGCAAAATTTAACCCCTCTTAGACAAGCTATAACAATTATTGAACACAAAATTAGGAATTTGGAGAAGAGGAAG tcAAAATTAGAATCATATAAAGATTTACAAAATGCCGGAAAAGAACTGAACGCCGATCAAAAGACTGCAGTTGCAAAATTCAACGAGGTGATAAGCACATTAGACTTTGCGAGAGATTTGTGTAAACAGTTCCTAGGTATAGCGGTGGCATCggaaaaagaagcaaaaaaagTTGCTAAAAAAGAAGCCGCCGCCAAATACCAAGCAGAATTAGCGAGGTTGCGGGAAATTTTGTTGGTCCAAGATGCTCTCAACCAAATGGGCAACGAAACAGTTAGAGACGATTTCTTGAACGGCAGAAACGGCGCTGCTCAATTAACAGAAACAGATTTAAA gTTGTTGGATGATCTTTATCCAGCCGTGACGCCTAAACATGAAGCTGGAAATCCTACTGCTTTTATGAACGAAGTACAAGCTGCTGCTGAACATCTTTTGGCGGCAGTAGATGGTAAACCTAAAGAAGTATTTGGTGGTACTTATAGTCAAATTAAAGAAACCTTGGGGAAAATACACGAAAGCGGCTATTTTGATCAAGCACAg gTATATGAGGAATATGTAGAAACCGAGGTGGTTACTGAACCCGAACCTGTAGAAAGTACCAACGAAACTGTGGAGATTGTACCACCACCTCAACCTCAAGATATCCCAATCGCTAACGTTACACCCATTGCAGTACCATTAATAGAAAGTTTGACGATAGAAAATAGATCAACCGTTCATCAGCAGATACCGGTTGAACAACCTCCCCCGATAGAGCAAGCATTAACCGCCGAACCGACTATGTTTTACCAACAATTACCTCAACAACCGCAACTACAGCCTCCACCAAGACCTATCAGCGAAATGTTAGGAACCGGTAGTTTCTACTTCTTACAG gaaTCCGAGATAGATCCCCCTGAGCAAATACCCAGCCAGACGTTCACGAATCAGAATTTCAATAATCACCCACCGCATCCGGTCGCCGTACCGCCTCATTTTGCGACTTTACCCAACAATTTGACTCCGACCAATCATCAAGTTCCTCCACAAATTCAAATGAGCAACAACGGTATTGACGATACGTTGAGAACAACCGAAGAACCTCTTCAACTGGGTAAAGATGGAGGCGCGCCACCGCCTAACAGAGGACCGCCTAGGCCTACCAATAACCAGTCATTTTACCAAAATAACGGTTACAATAGACCGCGACAGCAGAATCAGAATAGGAACGCCAGACCGGCGGCCAATAGGCACGCGTAA
- the LOC130897748 gene encoding uncharacterized protein LOC130897748, translating to MTENCENNINLEIYVKHFAPNADRSSQLSPQQQGQILSDIQQHQHRFDLPRNQQQFEPQHFQTNQNFQSTKTLQTFLNQQQFVSQSPLQLNTQESFAQNEFLNNLPLLKSIPTNVVPTPQQAYQQISPPTNQVIFPDQKPSERTKVIQHHTQTSFQPARQSLPLGPQFIQPRPTTDPISLIEQQIKSLDPEKHKQKIKELREKQAIIEKHAQFVEKQYEKALKKAQEEHQAFIDRQRNQKKQLYQKLYKTSAETVSLPQTAPRLLYPEEISLFEQAVKQYYDEHPTTTSSPSTSSTISPTFLPTALPQSKVKSIQTLEDLNQLKNEYKSQKIRKDDLLEQLRLAIGRRQEDESEKTLSSREISSSKAKTNQLNSPGDQANASKGKEDGNVLLPSGHQVNIFGTTTIPKEITLPNGQKAQLIASTTQPTPIEEIILPNGEKVELIKTSDPSLVPDGVKVEPGSDLEKLVFSRTTTTTETPPKAILDELTKTVPSSNYELLKTGASGSLESIGKNLPDEKKVTFVLLEEQSDGTLKIQGVKGNDKDKPVDVDAILNKIRKGEIKLPNNPNISTTTHTPDIISSTLRNDFTTLGEIRATITPNSFATEEPRFVSTISEYNEEETGIPSLKTNIGFIKSSV from the exons ATGACAGAAAActgtgaaaataatattaacctTGAGATATACGTGAAG CACTTTGCTCCTAATGCCGATAGAAGCAGTCAGCTTTCACCTCAACAACAAGGACAAATATTGAGCGATATCCAGCAACATCAACACAGATTTGATTTGCCTCGAAATCAACAACAATTCGAACCTCAACATTTCCagacaaatcaaaatttccagtCGACGAAAACATTACAGACATTTTTGAATCAGCAGCAGTTTGTTTCTCAGAGCCCTTTACAACTGAATACGCAAGAAAGTTTTgctcaaaatgaatttttgaataatttgccTTTATTAAAATCGATACCAACGAACGTTGTCCCCACGCCGCAGCAAGCTTATCAACAAATATCCCCACCAACTAATCAAGTGATTTTTCCAGATCAAAAACCTTCCGAAAGGACGAAAGTCATTCAACATCATACGCAAACCAGTTTCCAACCGGCTCGCCAGTCACTTCCGCTAGGACCACAGTTCATTCAACCCAGACCAACAACTGATCCCATTTCCCTTATAGAACAACAAATCAAATCGTTAGATCCAgaaaaacacaaacaaaaaattaaagaacTAAGAGAAAAACAAGCTATAATCGAAAAACATGCTCAGTTCGTTGAAAAACAATACGAAAAAGCGCTTAAAAAAGCACAAGAGGAACATCAAGCTTTCATCGATAGACAGAGGAACCAAAAGAAGcaactttatcaaaaattgtacaaaacttCTGCGGAAACAGTTTCGTTACCACAAACAGCACCAAGATTATTATATCCAGAagaaattagtttatttgaacAAGCCGTTAAACAATATTACGACGAACATCCAACAACTACTTCGAGTCCTAGTACTAGTAGTACCATTTCACCAACATTTCTACCTACAGCGTTACCACAATCTAAAGTTAAATCGATACAAACTTTAGAAGACctgaatcaattaaaaaacgaGTACAAATCGCAAAAAATACGAAAAGATGATCTCCTCGAACAACTGAGATTAGCAATTGGTAGAAGACAAGAAGATGAAAGTGAAAAAACTTTGAGTTCTAGGGAGATATCATCATCTAAAGCAAAAACAAATCAACTAAACTCACCAGGTGATCAAGCAAACGCTTCCAAAGGGAAAGAAGATGGAAATGTCCTACTACCAAGCGGTCACCAAGTGAATATATTCGGAACCACTACTATTCCGAAAGAAATAACTTTACCGAACGGACAAAAAGCTCAGTTGATCGCCAGTACCACCCAACCGACGCCTATAGAAGAAATAATACTTCCAAACGGGGAAAAAGTCGAATTGATCAAAACTTCGGATCCCAGTTTGGTACCTGATGGTGTTAAAGTCGAACCTGGTAGCGATTtagaaaaattagtattttctaGAACAACTACAACAACGGAAACACCACCGAAAGCTATTTTAGACGAACTTACCAAAACCGTACCGTCTTCTAATTACGAATTATTAAAAACAGGCGCGAGTGGAAGTTTAGAATCCATCGGGAAGAACCTCCCTGatgaaaaaaaagtaacgtTCGTACTTTTAGAAGAACAAAGTGATGGTACTTTGAAAATACAAGGCGTCAAAGGAAACGATAAAGATAAACCTGTCGATGTCGACgccattttaaacaaaattagaaaaggagaaataaaattaccaaataatCCTAATATAAGCACAACTACACATACACCCGATATAATATCCTCAACTTTACGCAATGATTTTACAACGTTAGGTGAAATACGTGCTACTATTACCCCAAATTCGTTCGCTACCGAAGAACCCCGATTCGTTAGTACCATAAGTGAATATAACGAAGAAGAAACTGGAATACCATCATTAAAAACCAATATAG GATTTATTAAATCAAGCGTCTAG
- the LOC130898019 gene encoding transforming growth factor-beta-induced protein ig-h3-like isoform X1 has protein sequence MAKFLKQSGLDTILNETGPYTIFVPTDKAFRTLLIQLGGPERAEEKFKENPRLLSGLLLHHVIPGAFKINSLQDEMTGVSLAGTQLRVNQYAMHDKEWNDIKITTINGAKISEENQDIEIPQGVAHAIDKVMFPLPVGDIVQTLQSDRERRFTSLLRAIFASGLNEMLQSSKIFTLIAPTEKAFAALSTEDLSKLVTDKVLARELVLRHVLSGTLYTNGMRYYQIKDSLLQDRQITFSKQTGTTKSLNSLVWCLTFVYSFSLMFSIHFNRLYSKNISFI, from the exons ATGGCGAAGTTTTTAAAACAATCTGGTCTCGATACGATTTTGAACGAGACAGGTCCATACACGATATTCGTACCGACCGATAAAGCTTTTAGAACTTTGTTGATTCAATTAGGGGGGCCCGAGAGAGCGGaggaaaaatttaaagaaaatccGAGGTTACTAAGTGGG cTATTGTTGCATCACGTAATACCGGGTgcgtttaaaataaattctctACAGGATGAAATGACAGGTGTGTCTTTGGCGGGAACTCAATTACGAGTGAATCAATATGCTATGCACGATAAAGAATGGAACGATATCAAA attaCTACTATAAATGGAGCCAAGATATCAGAAGAAAACCAAGATATCGAAATACCACAAGGTGTCGCACACGCTATAGATAAAGTTATGTTTCCTTTACCAGTTGGAGATATCGTTCAAACACTGCAATCAGATCGAGAAAGGAGATTCACTAGTTTATTAAGAGCAATATTTGCTTCTGGACTCAATGAAATGCTTCAGA gCTCAAAAATTTTCACGTTGATCGCACCGACAGAAAAGGCGTTCGCTGCTTTATCCACCGAGGATCTAAGCAAATTAGTAACCGATAAAGTTTTAGCGCGAGAATTGGTTCTCAGACACGTATTATCAGGGACTCTTTATACCAATGGTATGAGATACTACCAAATTAAAGATAGTCTACTACAAGATCGACAAATTACCTTCAGTAAACAAACAGGTACCACTAAATCACTAAATTCACTTGTATGGTGTTTAACTTTTGTTTACAGTTTTTCATTAATGTTTTCGATTCACTTTAATAGACTTTacagtaaaaatatttcatttatttga
- the LOC130898019 gene encoding transforming growth factor-beta-induced protein ig-h3-like isoform X2: MAKFLKQSGLDTILNETGPYTIFVPTDKAFRTLLIQLGGPERAEEKFKENPRLLSGLLLHHVIPGAFKINSLQDEMTGVSLAGTQLRVNQYAMHDKEWNDIKITTINGAKISEENQDIEIPQGVAHAIDKVMFPLPVGDIVQTLQSDRERRFTSLLRAIFASGLNEMLQSSKIFTLIAPTEKAFAALSTEDLSKLVTDKVLARELVLRHVLSGTLYTNGMRYYQIKDSLLQDRQITFSKQTGKVKVNNNLLTTQNIPATNGVIHAIDNLL, from the exons ATGGCGAAGTTTTTAAAACAATCTGGTCTCGATACGATTTTGAACGAGACAGGTCCATACACGATATTCGTACCGACCGATAAAGCTTTTAGAACTTTGTTGATTCAATTAGGGGGGCCCGAGAGAGCGGaggaaaaatttaaagaaaatccGAGGTTACTAAGTGGG cTATTGTTGCATCACGTAATACCGGGTgcgtttaaaataaattctctACAGGATGAAATGACAGGTGTGTCTTTGGCGGGAACTCAATTACGAGTGAATCAATATGCTATGCACGATAAAGAATGGAACGATATCAAA attaCTACTATAAATGGAGCCAAGATATCAGAAGAAAACCAAGATATCGAAATACCACAAGGTGTCGCACACGCTATAGATAAAGTTATGTTTCCTTTACCAGTTGGAGATATCGTTCAAACACTGCAATCAGATCGAGAAAGGAGATTCACTAGTTTATTAAGAGCAATATTTGCTTCTGGACTCAATGAAATGCTTCAGA gCTCAAAAATTTTCACGTTGATCGCACCGACAGAAAAGGCGTTCGCTGCTTTATCCACCGAGGATCTAAGCAAATTAGTAACCGATAAAGTTTTAGCGCGAGAATTGGTTCTCAGACACGTATTATCAGGGACTCTTTATACCAATGGTATGAGATACTACCAAATTAAAGATAGTCTACTACAAGATCGACAAATTACCTTCAGTAAACAAACAG gTAAAGTGAAGGTGAATAACAATCTTCTAACAACGCAGAACATTCCCGCTACGAACGGTGTTATCCACGCCATCGACAATCTACTTTGA